From a single Paraburkholderia sp. D15 genomic region:
- a CDS encoding glutathione peroxidase, giving the protein MTSIYSFSARTLGGEEVSLTQYQGKVLLIVNTASECGFTPQYAGLQKLYDTYAARGLAVLGFPCNQFGKQEPGDATQIGSFCEKNFGVTFPMFDKIDVNGANAHPLFRYLTGEAPGVLGIEAVKWNFTKFLIGRDGDVVKRYAPMTKPEAIAEDIEKQL; this is encoded by the coding sequence ATGACATCGATCTATTCGTTTTCGGCACGCACGCTCGGCGGCGAGGAAGTGAGCCTCACGCAGTATCAAGGCAAGGTGCTGCTGATCGTCAACACCGCGAGCGAGTGCGGATTCACGCCGCAATACGCGGGCTTGCAGAAGCTGTACGACACCTATGCGGCGCGCGGTCTCGCGGTGCTCGGCTTTCCATGCAACCAGTTCGGCAAACAGGAACCGGGTGACGCGACGCAGATCGGCAGTTTCTGCGAGAAGAACTTCGGCGTGACCTTTCCGATGTTCGACAAGATCGACGTGAACGGCGCGAATGCGCATCCGCTGTTCCGCTATCTGACCGGCGAGGCGCCGGGCGTGCTGGGCATCGAGGCGGTGAAGTGGAATTTCACCAAATTCCTGATCGGCCGCGACGGCGACGTGGTCAAGCGTTATGCGCCGATGACCAAGCCCGAGGCGATTGCCGAGGACATCGAAAAGCAGTTGTGA
- a CDS encoding ATP-binding cassette domain-containing protein, which translates to MIRFNQFSLARGTKPLFDNTTFTLNPGEKAGLVGANGAGKSTLFAVLLGELHADGGDFSIPPNWQIAHVAQETPAADKTALAYTLDGDAALRAIEAAIAAASAAHDGAAEGEAHAAFADADGYTAPARAEALLLGLGFTLDQTREPVSSFSGGWRMRLNLAQALMCRSDLLLLDEPTNHLDLDAIVWLEDWLHRYPGTLIVISHDREFLDSVCNVTLHLEQQQIKRYGGNYSQFEVLRAQQIALQQSAYDKQQRTVAHLQSYINRFKAQATKARQAQSRVKALEKMELIAPAHAASPFTFEFRTPDSAPNPMMVMEDVRCGYRVESTESGENVESADGSEGAEIPIVERVMLSIQNGQRIGLLGANGQGKSTLIKTLAGTLPALGGHVREGKGLRIGYFAQHQLETLRADDTPLQHLARLAPDTREQELRDFLGSFNFSGEMATSKIAPFSGGEKARLALALIIWQKPNLLLLDEPTNHLDLETRHALTMALAQFEGTLILVSHDRHLLRATTDQFMLVAKHRLQEFDGDLDDYRDWLLQHAAEQRAALKAGAASNGGASGGSGNGGNGADADNGVNRKEQRRLEAETRQKLAHLKKPLQSRITKIEKEMDALNTEKTQLDAFVVDPASYEPEQKSKLTDAIRRQADVNARLETLEAEWLETHEELEQIG; encoded by the coding sequence GTGATCCGCTTTAATCAGTTCAGCCTTGCACGCGGTACCAAGCCGCTTTTCGACAACACCACGTTCACGCTCAACCCCGGCGAAAAGGCCGGTCTGGTCGGAGCGAACGGCGCGGGCAAGTCGACGCTGTTCGCCGTGCTGCTCGGTGAACTGCATGCGGACGGCGGCGACTTTTCGATTCCGCCCAACTGGCAGATCGCCCACGTCGCGCAGGAAACGCCGGCCGCGGACAAAACCGCCCTCGCCTACACGCTGGATGGCGACGCCGCGTTGCGCGCGATCGAAGCCGCCATTGCCGCCGCCTCCGCCGCGCACGACGGCGCGGCCGAAGGCGAAGCCCACGCCGCGTTCGCGGATGCCGACGGCTACACCGCGCCCGCGCGTGCCGAGGCACTCCTGCTCGGCCTCGGCTTCACGCTCGACCAGACCCGCGAGCCGGTCAGCAGCTTTTCGGGCGGCTGGCGCATGCGGCTGAATCTCGCGCAGGCGCTGATGTGCCGCTCCGATCTGCTGCTGCTCGACGAACCGACCAACCACCTGGACCTGGACGCGATCGTCTGGCTCGAAGACTGGCTGCATCGTTATCCGGGCACGCTGATCGTGATTTCGCACGACCGCGAATTCCTCGACTCGGTCTGCAATGTCACGCTGCATCTGGAGCAACAGCAGATCAAGCGCTACGGCGGCAACTACTCGCAATTCGAAGTGCTGCGCGCGCAGCAGATCGCGCTGCAACAGAGCGCGTATGACAAGCAGCAGCGCACGGTCGCGCATCTGCAGAGCTACATCAACCGCTTCAAGGCGCAGGCCACCAAGGCGCGTCAGGCGCAAAGCCGGGTGAAGGCGCTGGAGAAGATGGAGCTGATCGCGCCGGCGCACGCGGCTTCGCCGTTCACGTTCGAATTCCGCACGCCCGACTCCGCGCCGAATCCGATGATGGTGATGGAAGACGTGCGTTGCGGCTATCGCGTGGAGAGCACGGAAAGCGGGGAAAACGTGGAAAGCGCGGACGGCAGCGAGGGCGCCGAGATTCCGATCGTCGAGCGCGTCATGCTGTCGATCCAGAACGGGCAGCGCATCGGCCTGCTCGGCGCGAACGGCCAGGGCAAGTCCACGCTGATCAAGACACTGGCGGGCACGCTGCCCGCATTGGGCGGTCACGTACGCGAAGGCAAGGGGCTACGTATCGGCTACTTCGCGCAGCACCAGCTCGAAACGCTGCGCGCGGACGATACGCCGTTGCAGCACCTCGCGCGTCTCGCGCCCGACACGCGCGAACAGGAACTGCGCGACTTCCTCGGCAGCTTCAATTTCTCCGGCGAAATGGCGACCTCGAAGATCGCGCCGTTCTCCGGGGGCGAGAAGGCCCGTCTCGCGCTGGCGCTGATCATCTGGCAAAAGCCGAACCTGCTGCTGCTCGACGAGCCGACCAACCACCTGGATCTCGAAACGCGTCACGCGCTGACCATGGCGCTCGCGCAGTTCGAAGGCACGCTGATTCTGGTGTCGCACGACCGGCATCTGCTGCGCGCCACCACCGACCAGTTCATGCTGGTCGCGAAGCATCGCCTGCAGGAATTCGACGGCGATCTCGACGACTATCGCGACTGGCTGCTGCAGCACGCGGCGGAACAGCGCGCGGCGCTCAAGGCCGGCGCTGCATCGAACGGCGGCGCCAGTGGCGGTAGCGGCAATGGCGGCAACGGCGCCGATGCGGACAACGGCGTCAATCGCAAGGAACAGCGCCGGCTCGAAGCGGAAACGCGGCAGAAGCTCGCGCATCTGAAGAAGCCCTTGCAAAGCCGCATCACGAAGATCGAAAAGGAAATGGACGCGCTCAACACGGAGAAGACGCAGCTCGATGCCTTCGTCGTCGATCCGGCCAGTTACGAGCCCGAACAGAAGAGCAAACTGACGGATGCGATCCGCCGTCAGGCAGACGTGAACGCGCGCCTCGAAACGCTCGAAGCCGAATGGCTCGAGACGCACGAGGAACTCGAACAGATCGGCTAG